From the Paraburkholderia sp. PREW-6R genome, one window contains:
- a CDS encoding M48 family metallopeptidase, whose translation MPHLKYLTGYPAALQEKVNRLIAGDQLGAYLGARYPDTHDVQTDKALYAYCAELKREHLRSAEQIDKVTYDAKLDVMRHALGLHTSISRVQGGKLKAKKEIRIASLFKAAAPEFLKMIVVHELAHLKESDHNKAFYRLCEFMQPGYHQIEFDLRLYLTHRDLTKARATERQR comes from the coding sequence ATGCCCCACCTCAAATACCTGACCGGCTACCCGGCTGCGCTGCAAGAGAAGGTGAACAGGCTGATCGCTGGCGATCAGCTTGGCGCGTACCTCGGCGCACGTTATCCGGACACCCATGACGTGCAAACCGACAAGGCGCTCTACGCCTACTGTGCAGAACTGAAACGCGAGCACCTGCGCAGCGCGGAGCAGATCGACAAAGTCACCTACGACGCCAAACTCGACGTCATGCGTCACGCGCTCGGTTTGCACACCAGCATTTCACGGGTGCAGGGCGGCAAGCTCAAAGCCAAGAAGGAAATCCGCATCGCGTCGCTGTTCAAAGCGGCCGCGCCGGAATTTCTGAAGATGATCGTCGTGCATGAACTCGCCCACCTGAAGGAGAGCGATCACAACAAGGCCTTTTACCGCCTGTGCGAGTTCATGCAGCCGGGCTACCACCAGATCGAATTCGATCTGCGTCTTTACCTGACGCATCGGGACCTGACGAAAGCCAGGGCCACTGAACGACAGCGCTGA
- a CDS encoding LacI family DNA-binding transcriptional regulator, which translates to MTPTIKDVAAHAGFSIATVSRAINAPHTVNPVTLDKVRQSIDALNFRPSPLGRQLRGERTRLIGVILPTLANPVFAECLQGIDELAAAQGYRLMLMTTEYDADRERHAIETLREQRVEGLILTVADADTHPLLDELDRAGLLYVLMHNDTVRRPSVSVDNRLAAFDGVRMLIAHGHRRILMLAGSLAASDRARQRHLGYAQAMQQAGLTAAPALEVDFNAEELSPAVLAHLTSGPNRPTALFCSNDLLAMVVMRGLRRARLQIPQDMSILGFDGLAVGELLSPPLASVCAPNREIGCAAWRRLLARVTGSYESLDDNRLTLTLPHSLREGATIAAIANRADVAPHSPAA; encoded by the coding sequence ATGACCCCAACGATCAAGGATGTCGCCGCCCACGCGGGCTTTTCGATCGCGACAGTGTCGCGTGCGATCAATGCGCCGCACACCGTGAATCCGGTCACGCTCGACAAGGTGCGTCAATCCATTGACGCACTGAACTTCCGGCCGAGCCCGCTCGGCCGTCAATTGCGCGGCGAACGCACCCGCCTGATCGGCGTGATCCTGCCGACGCTCGCCAACCCGGTCTTTGCGGAGTGCCTGCAGGGCATCGACGAACTTGCCGCCGCGCAGGGCTACCGCCTGATGCTGATGACCACCGAATACGACGCCGACCGCGAACGTCATGCGATCGAAACGCTGCGGGAGCAGCGCGTGGAAGGACTGATTCTGACGGTCGCCGATGCGGACACGCATCCGCTGCTAGACGAACTCGACCGCGCCGGTCTGCTCTACGTGCTGATGCATAACGACACGGTGCGCCGGCCGTCCGTCTCGGTCGACAATCGTCTGGCCGCATTCGACGGCGTTCGCATGCTGATCGCTCACGGTCATCGCCGCATCCTGATGCTCGCCGGCTCGCTCGCCGCATCGGATCGCGCGCGCCAGCGGCATCTGGGATATGCGCAGGCGATGCAGCAGGCCGGTCTCACAGCCGCACCGGCGCTCGAAGTCGACTTCAACGCAGAAGAATTGTCGCCCGCCGTGCTCGCTCATCTGACGAGCGGACCGAACCGCCCCACCGCTCTTTTCTGCAGCAACGATCTGCTGGCGATGGTCGTGATGCGCGGCTTGCGGCGTGCGCGCCTGCAGATTCCGCAAGACATGTCGATTCTCGGCTTCGACGGCCTCGCGGTCGGCGAACTGCTGTCGCCCCCGCTTGCAAGCGTCTGCGCACCGAATCGCGAGATCGGGTGCGCGGCGTGGCGGCGTCTGCTCGCGCGGGTGACCGGTTCATACGAATCGCTCGACGACAACCGGCTTACGCTCACGTTGCCTCACAGCCTGCGCGAAGGCGCAACGATCGCGGCGATCGCGAATCGTGCGGACGTGGCGCCCCATTCGCCGGCCGCATAG
- a CDS encoding ABC transporter substrate-binding protein gives MPFSPQIRPLWRRVVRSTAAALSAGLLASATFAAFATFVPHTARADETAICYNCPPEWADWASQIKAIQQKTGIRVPFDNKNSGQAIAQLMAEQKSPVADVVYLGVSSAFQAKDKGVIQPYKPAHWDDIPANMKDPQGYWFSIHSGTLGFFVNKDALEGKPVPRSWADLLKPEYKGMIGYLDPSSAFVGYAGAVAVNQALGGTLDNFEPGLDWFRKLKANAPIVPKQTAYARVMSGEIPILLDYDFDAYRAKYKDHANVEFVIPKEGTISVPYVMSLVKGAPHEANGKKVLDFVLSDEGQRLWAEAYLRPVRASAMSPDTAARFLPASDYARARPVDFGKMAEKQSSFGERYLQVMH, from the coding sequence ATGCCATTTTCCCCGCAGATCAGACCGCTATGGCGGCGTGTCGTGCGCTCAACGGCGGCGGCGCTGTCCGCCGGCCTGCTTGCGAGCGCAACGTTCGCCGCGTTCGCGACTTTCGTGCCGCACACCGCCCGCGCCGACGAAACCGCGATCTGCTACAACTGCCCGCCCGAATGGGCCGACTGGGCGAGCCAGATCAAGGCAATCCAGCAGAAAACCGGCATTCGCGTTCCGTTCGACAACAAGAACTCGGGCCAGGCCATCGCGCAGCTGATGGCCGAGCAGAAGAGCCCGGTCGCGGACGTCGTGTATCTCGGCGTGTCGTCCGCCTTCCAGGCGAAGGACAAGGGCGTGATCCAGCCATACAAGCCCGCGCATTGGGACGACATCCCCGCCAATATGAAAGACCCGCAGGGCTACTGGTTTTCGATCCACTCGGGCACGCTGGGCTTTTTCGTGAACAAGGACGCGCTCGAGGGCAAGCCGGTGCCGCGCTCATGGGCCGACCTGCTCAAACCCGAGTACAAGGGCATGATCGGCTACCTCGACCCGTCGAGCGCATTCGTCGGATATGCGGGCGCGGTGGCCGTCAATCAGGCGCTGGGCGGCACGCTCGACAACTTCGAACCGGGCCTCGACTGGTTCCGCAAGCTGAAGGCGAACGCACCCATCGTACCGAAACAGACCGCCTATGCCCGCGTGATGTCCGGTGAAATCCCGATCCTGCTCGACTACGACTTCGACGCCTATCGGGCGAAGTACAAGGATCACGCGAACGTCGAATTCGTGATCCCGAAAGAAGGCACGATCTCGGTGCCGTATGTGATGAGTCTCGTGAAAGGCGCGCCGCACGAAGCGAACGGCAAGAAGGTGCTCGATTTCGTCTTGTCCGACGAAGGCCAGAGACTGTGGGCCGAAGCGTACCTGCGCCCGGTGCGCGCGAGCGCGATGAGCCCGGACACCGCCGCCAGATTCCTGCCCGCAAGCGACTACGCACGCGCCAGACCGGTCGATTTCGGCAAGATGGCGGAGAAGCAGTCGAGCTTTGGCGAGCGTTATCTGCAGGTGATGCATTGA
- a CDS encoding ABC transporter permease, with protein MNDITFPLRWRVALIAPALAVFIAFWLLPMGALAQLSGDGHAFATYRAMLTNPRYMSSLGATVLLSAAVTAATLVLSVISGLLLARREFPFKRTLLALLTFPLAFPGVVVGFMVIMLGGRQGLIGALSLRLTGERWVFAYSMSGLFLGYLYFSIPRVIVTVMACATKLDASLEEAARSLGASPWRIMRDIVLPALSPGLVAAGAVCFATAMGAFGTAFTLATDIDVLPMTIYTEFTLNANMVTAAGLSIVLGLVTWAVLALARSVSGSAVAASA; from the coding sequence TTGAACGACATCACGTTTCCGCTGCGCTGGCGCGTCGCGCTGATTGCACCGGCGCTCGCGGTATTCATCGCATTCTGGCTCCTGCCGATGGGCGCGCTCGCGCAATTGAGCGGCGACGGCCACGCGTTCGCCACGTATCGCGCGATGCTGACCAATCCGCGCTACATGTCGAGCCTCGGCGCGACCGTGCTGCTTTCGGCGGCGGTCACGGCGGCCACGCTGGTGCTGTCGGTGATCTCGGGTCTGCTGCTCGCACGCCGCGAGTTTCCATTCAAGCGCACGCTGCTCGCGCTGCTCACGTTTCCGCTTGCATTTCCAGGCGTGGTGGTCGGCTTCATGGTCATCATGCTTGGCGGGCGCCAGGGACTGATCGGCGCGCTGTCGCTCAGGCTCACCGGCGAGCGCTGGGTGTTCGCCTATTCGATGAGCGGCCTCTTTCTCGGCTACCTGTACTTTTCGATTCCGCGGGTGATCGTCACCGTGATGGCTTGCGCGACGAAGCTCGATGCATCGCTCGAAGAAGCCGCGCGATCGCTTGGCGCGTCGCCGTGGCGCATCATGCGCGACATCGTGCTGCCTGCGCTGTCGCCGGGTCTGGTCGCCGCGGGCGCGGTGTGTTTCGCGACCGCAATGGGCGCATTCGGCACCGCATTCACGCTCGCCACCGACATCGACGTTTTGCCGATGACCATCTACACCGAGTTCACATTGAACGCTAACATGGTGACGGCCGCGGGCTTGTCGATCGTGCTCGGCCTCGTCACGTGGGCGGTGTTGGCGCTGGCGCGCAGCGTGAGCGGTTCGGCCGTGGCGGCAAGCGCATGA
- a CDS encoding ABC transporter permease, with protein MNAGPASAATPANPYPASRLPDLRTWLAAGQWLVTLMLCAFLTVPVVMSIMAGVTVNYFKGVSSGLTLRWLGEVWTQYHTSVFLSLEVAAATLLITLLTGVPAGYALARSQTRLSRLIEEFLVLPIALPGLASALALLVVYGGFTWFRMSVAFIVVGHVVFTLPFMVRAVAAVCAGSDLRTLEEGAASLGASFVQRFVTIVLPNARPGIVAGALAVLTLSIGEFNLTWMLHTPDTKTLPVGLADTYASLRIEIGSAYTILFFIMTMPLLVAMQWLGVDATGQRSAAKKRVAAAGTKPQASSTSKSTFTSTP; from the coding sequence ATGAACGCCGGTCCCGCTTCAGCGGCGACGCCTGCCAACCCCTATCCCGCCTCGCGACTTCCGGACCTGCGCACATGGCTCGCGGCCGGTCAATGGCTCGTCACGCTGATGCTATGCGCGTTCCTCACCGTGCCAGTCGTGATGTCGATCATGGCCGGCGTCACCGTCAACTACTTCAAGGGCGTGTCAAGCGGGCTCACGCTGCGCTGGCTCGGCGAAGTGTGGACGCAGTATCACACGTCGGTGTTCCTCTCGCTCGAAGTGGCGGCGGCAACGCTGCTGATTACGCTGCTCACGGGCGTACCGGCGGGCTATGCGCTCGCGCGCAGCCAGACGCGGCTCTCGCGGTTGATCGAAGAGTTTCTGGTGCTGCCGATTGCGTTGCCCGGTCTGGCGTCCGCGCTGGCGTTGCTGGTCGTGTATGGCGGATTCACGTGGTTCCGGATGAGCGTCGCCTTCATCGTGGTCGGCCACGTAGTGTTCACGCTGCCATTCATGGTGCGTGCGGTGGCCGCCGTATGCGCGGGCAGCGACTTGCGCACCCTCGAGGAAGGCGCGGCGAGTCTTGGCGCGAGTTTCGTGCAGCGCTTCGTGACAATCGTGCTGCCGAACGCGCGGCCCGGTATCGTCGCGGGTGCTCTCGCCGTTCTGACGCTGTCGATCGGCGAATTCAACCTCACGTGGATGCTGCACACGCCCGACACGAAGACGCTGCCCGTCGGTCTGGCCGATACGTATGCGTCGCTGCGCATCGAGATCGGCAGTGCGTACACGATCCTTTTCTTCATCATGACGATGCCCCTGCTCGTCGCGATGCAGTGGCTCGGCGTCGACGCGACCGGTCAGCGCAGTGCGGCGAAAAAGCGCGTTGCCGCCGCAGGCACGAAGCCTCAGGCCTCATCCACGTCCAAGTCCACGTTCACGTCCACGCCATGA
- a CDS encoding ABC transporter ATP-binding protein, which yields MKLDSVPITLTHCAKTYRGTRVLEPLDLHIGAGETLVLLGPSGCGKTTTLRMIAGLESPDAGGRIAFGNEDVTALPIEKRQVGMVFQSYALFPNLTVRGNIGYGLKIKRVAAATARRRVDELLAMMRLTAHADKSIDKLSGGQRQRVALARALAVQPRVLLLDEPLTALDARLRDTLRGEMNTLLRELGITTVYVTHDQAEAMELGDRIVVMSAGRIEQIGSPREIYYRPANRTVAHFIGTINRLAGEERDGMLKTLGGAVPLPATGALRPGGAPDAAGFAHELFFRPEDAYLADPAHAHLRGQIESTAFLGERTRLTVGGAAPDVLLIDVAGRVELARGTPVGISIAQDALIALS from the coding sequence ATGAAACTCGATTCCGTTCCGATCACGCTCACGCACTGCGCAAAAACGTATCGCGGCACGCGTGTGCTCGAACCGCTCGATCTGCACATCGGCGCAGGCGAGACACTGGTGCTGCTCGGGCCGTCCGGCTGCGGCAAGACCACGACGCTGCGCATGATCGCGGGTCTCGAATCGCCGGACGCGGGTGGCCGCATCGCGTTCGGAAACGAGGACGTGACCGCGTTGCCCATCGAAAAGCGCCAGGTGGGCATGGTGTTCCAGAGCTATGCGCTGTTTCCGAATCTGACGGTGCGCGGCAACATCGGCTACGGGTTGAAGATCAAACGCGTGGCCGCGGCCACCGCGCGCCGGCGCGTCGACGAATTGCTCGCGATGATGCGCCTCACCGCGCACGCGGATAAGTCCATCGACAAGCTTTCCGGCGGCCAGCGTCAACGTGTTGCGCTTGCACGGGCGCTCGCCGTGCAGCCGCGCGTGCTGTTGCTCGACGAACCGTTGACCGCGCTCGACGCACGTTTGCGCGACACGCTGCGCGGAGAGATGAACACCCTGCTGCGCGAGCTCGGGATCACGACCGTGTACGTGACGCACGATCAGGCCGAAGCGATGGAACTGGGCGACCGCATCGTGGTGATGAGCGCGGGGCGTATCGAACAGATCGGCTCACCACGCGAGATCTACTACCGGCCGGCGAACCGCACGGTGGCGCACTTCATCGGCACGATCAACCGGCTCGCGGGCGAAGAGCGCGATGGAATGTTGAAGACGCTTGGCGGCGCCGTGCCGCTGCCGGCCACTGGCGCGCTTCGCCCAGGCGGCGCACCGGATGCAGCGGGCTTTGCCCACGAACTGTTTTTTCGCCCTGAAGACGCGTATCTCGCCGACCCCGCGCACGCGCACCTGCGCGGCCAGATCGAAAGCACGGCATTTCTCGGCGAACGCACGCGGCTGACCGTCGGCGGCGCGGCGCCGGACGTGTTGCTGATCGACGTCGCCGGACGTGTCGAACTGGCGCGCGGCACGCCGGTCGGCATCTCGATCGCGCAGGACGCGCTGATTGCGTTATCGTAA
- a CDS encoding phosphodiesterase — MLLAQISDLHIKRPGALAYRRVDTGAYLARCISALNALEPRPDAVIMTGDLVDQGDPQQYEHLKALLAPLEIPYFLLVGNHDERGALRAAFPDRPELRSGGEFVQYAVDIGPLRVIALDSMVPGQSPGDLCDARLAWLATQLDAAQGKPTVIALHHPPFACGIGHMDELRLNPSAADKMAALIARYPNVERVICGHVHRPMFVRFGGTIASAVPAPAHQVALDLSDDAPSAFMMEPPAYALHRYDPATGIVTHHAYVDKADGRYPFYEPEGELID; from the coding sequence ATGCTGCTGGCTCAAATTAGCGATCTGCATATCAAGCGGCCCGGCGCGCTCGCGTATCGCCGCGTCGACACCGGCGCCTACCTCGCGCGCTGCATCAGCGCGCTCAATGCGCTGGAGCCGCGCCCGGATGCGGTGATCATGACCGGCGATCTCGTCGACCAGGGCGATCCGCAACAGTACGAACACCTGAAGGCGTTGCTCGCGCCGCTCGAGATTCCATACTTTCTGCTGGTCGGCAATCACGACGAACGCGGCGCGCTGCGCGCTGCGTTTCCTGACCGGCCGGAGTTGCGAAGCGGCGGTGAGTTCGTGCAGTACGCAGTGGATATCGGGCCGCTGCGCGTGATCGCGCTCGACTCGATGGTGCCGGGCCAGAGCCCAGGCGATCTGTGCGACGCACGGCTGGCGTGGCTCGCAACGCAACTCGACGCGGCGCAGGGCAAGCCCACCGTGATCGCGCTGCACCATCCGCCGTTCGCGTGCGGCATCGGGCATATGGATGAATTGCGCCTGAACCCGAGTGCGGCGGACAAAATGGCGGCACTGATCGCGCGTTATCCGAATGTCGAGCGTGTGATCTGTGGGCACGTGCACCGGCCAATGTTCGTACGCTTTGGCGGCACGATTGCCTCGGCCGTGCCGGCGCCCGCGCATCAGGTCGCGCTCGATCTGAGCGACGACGCGCCTTCCGCGTTCATGATGGAGCCGCCCGCGTATGCGCTGCATCGCTATGATCCGGCGACGGGCATCGTCACGCATCACGCGTATGTGGACAAGGCGGACGGCCGGTATCCGTTTTATGAGCCCGAGGGCGAATTGATCGATTGA
- a CDS encoding MFS transporter, producing the protein MSTSDASTPASTDRSLRGLLLLLATIAGVAVANIYYNQPLLDNFRLSFPASESWVGAVPAVTQLGYAAGMLLLAPLGDRFDRRRLILLQIVGMCAALIVAATAPTLAVLIVASLAIGVLATIAQQAVPFAAELAPPSERGHAVGTVMSGLLLGILLARTAAGLVAEYLGWRAVFGASVVALVVLAIVIILRLPKSQPTSTLPYGKLLVSMWHLVLEHRALREASLTGAAMFAAFSIFWSVLALLLAGAPFHLGPQAAGLFGIVGAAGAMAAPLAGKFADRRGPRSIITLSIVLVAISFVMFGFSAKSLIGLVIGVIILDVGVQAAQISNQSRIYALKPDARSRVNTVYMVAYFIGGAVGSGVGAVVWPIFGWRGVSVAGVLFAALAAWNHLRLPARSEA; encoded by the coding sequence ATGTCCACTTCCGACGCTTCCACTCCCGCTTCTACCGACCGGTCGTTGCGCGGCCTGTTGCTTCTGCTTGCCACCATCGCCGGCGTGGCCGTCGCCAACATCTATTACAACCAGCCGCTACTCGACAATTTTCGTCTCTCTTTTCCGGCCAGCGAGTCATGGGTCGGCGCGGTACCCGCTGTCACGCAACTGGGCTACGCAGCCGGCATGCTGTTGCTGGCGCCGCTGGGCGACCGCTTCGACCGGCGCCGGCTGATCCTGCTGCAGATCGTCGGCATGTGCGCGGCGCTGATCGTGGCGGCCACCGCGCCGACGCTTGCCGTGCTGATCGTCGCGAGTCTCGCGATCGGCGTGCTGGCCACCATCGCGCAGCAGGCCGTGCCGTTCGCCGCCGAACTCGCGCCCCCTTCCGAGCGCGGGCATGCCGTGGGCACGGTGATGAGCGGCCTGCTGCTCGGCATTCTGCTCGCGCGGACCGCTGCGGGCCTCGTCGCCGAATATCTCGGGTGGCGCGCGGTGTTCGGGGCGTCCGTGGTCGCGCTCGTGGTGCTCGCAATCGTGATCATCCTGCGTCTGCCGAAAAGCCAGCCGACATCCACGCTGCCGTACGGCAAGCTGCTGGTATCGATGTGGCATCTGGTGCTCGAGCACAGGGCATTGCGTGAGGCGTCGCTCACAGGCGCGGCAATGTTCGCCGCGTTCAGCATTTTCTGGTCGGTGCTCGCGCTGCTGCTGGCGGGCGCGCCGTTTCACCTGGGTCCGCAGGCCGCAGGGCTGTTCGGTATTGTCGGCGCGGCGGGCGCAATGGCCGCGCCGTTGGCCGGCAAGTTCGCCGACAGGCGCGGACCCCGCTCGATCATTACGTTGTCGATCGTGCTGGTGGCGATCTCGTTCGTAATGTTCGGCTTCTCGGCGAAGAGCCTCATCGGTCTCGTGATCGGTGTCATCATTCTCGACGTCGGCGTGCAAGCCGCGCAAATCTCCAACCAGTCCCGCATCTATGCGCTCAAGCCGGACGCGCGCAGCCGCGTGAACACGGTGTATATGGTCGCGTATTTCATCGGCGGTGCGGTTGGTTCCGGCGTCGGCGCCGTGGTGTGGCCGATCTTCGGATGGCGCGGGGTAAGCGTGGCCGGCGTACTGTTCGCAGCACTCGCCGCATGGAATCATTTGCGGCTTCCGGCGCGCAGCGAGGCGTAG
- a CDS encoding response regulator: MNSEPNTVAGSGRHAPLRVLLIEDSPLIRRSLVEAIDASGSLQVAAYADSAEEAIALLSDEAFDAVIVDLQLKQGSGVPVLAYLQREGLIDSVFAAVLTNHALPAYRERCEQYGVQHFYDKSFEFDRVIDALHEYADSRHGA, encoded by the coding sequence ATGAACAGCGAACCGAATACTGTTGCCGGATCGGGCCGCCACGCACCGTTGCGTGTGTTGCTGATCGAGGATTCGCCGCTCATTCGCAGAAGCCTGGTCGAGGCCATCGACGCGTCCGGTTCCTTGCAGGTCGCCGCCTACGCGGATTCCGCCGAAGAGGCAATCGCGCTGTTGAGCGACGAGGCTTTCGACGCGGTGATCGTCGACCTGCAACTCAAGCAGGGTTCGGGTGTGCCGGTACTCGCGTATTTGCAGCGCGAAGGGCTGATCGACTCGGTGTTTGCCGCGGTGCTGACCAATCATGCGCTGCCGGCTTATCGCGAACGTTGCGAGCAATATGGCGTGCAGCATTTCTACGATAAATCGTTCGAGTTCGATCGTGTGATCGACGCACTTCACGAATACGCTGACTCCCGCCACGGTGCGTGA
- a CDS encoding response regulator transcription factor, producing MIRVLIADDHAIVRGGFRQFVADEPDMCVAAEAATGDETISLVRAQAFDVVLLDIAMPDKNGIDTLRVIKQLRPEQGVLILSGYPESQYAINLLRAGANGYLNKDCEPDEIVRAIRAVARGHRYLSEAVADTLADNLDKPAAGRPHEALSEREFQIFCKLAAGQIPTEIAEELHLSVKTVSTYRARVLEKMRLANNADLTYYAIKNGLIE from the coding sequence ATGATTCGAGTGTTGATTGCTGACGACCATGCGATCGTCCGAGGCGGTTTCAGGCAGTTCGTCGCCGACGAGCCCGACATGTGCGTGGCCGCGGAAGCGGCGACGGGCGACGAAACCATCAGCCTCGTGCGAGCGCAGGCGTTCGACGTGGTGCTGCTGGATATCGCGATGCCGGACAAGAATGGGATCGACACGTTACGTGTGATCAAGCAGTTGCGCCCGGAGCAGGGCGTGCTGATTCTGTCGGGCTATCCGGAAAGCCAGTACGCGATCAACCTGCTGCGCGCGGGCGCAAATGGTTATCTGAACAAGGATTGCGAGCCCGACGAAATCGTGCGCGCCATCCGCGCGGTGGCGCGAGGGCATCGTTATCTTTCGGAAGCGGTGGCCGATACGCTGGCCGACAACCTCGACAAGCCGGCCGCCGGCCGACCACACGAAGCGCTGTCCGAACGGGAGTTCCAGATTTTCTGCAAGCTCGCGGCCGGGCAGATTCCGACTGAAATCGCTGAGGAATTGCATCTGTCGGTCAAAACGGTGAGCACCTATCGGGCTCGCGTGCTGGAGAAAATGCGATTGGCGAATAACGCCGATCTGACTTATTACGCGATCAAGAATGGTTTGATCGAATAA
- a CDS encoding ferritin-like domain-containing protein produces MANDVKSNDPFVMDIKKIREDARKHMSEGPVTESYGADREVVLKLLNDSLATEIVCVLRYKRHHFMAKGINSEAVAAEFAEHAAEEQEHADRLAERIVQLGGEPDFAPAGLQTRSHSEYKEGENLTDMIKENLVAERIAIDTYREIVRYLGDKDVTTRRLFEEILAVEEEHADDMADLLEGRE; encoded by the coding sequence ATGGCAAACGACGTGAAGTCCAATGATCCGTTCGTGATGGACATCAAGAAGATTCGTGAGGATGCGCGCAAGCATATGTCTGAAGGACCCGTCACGGAGAGCTATGGCGCAGATCGCGAAGTCGTGTTGAAGCTGCTGAACGACTCGCTCGCGACGGAAATCGTCTGCGTATTGCGTTACAAGCGCCATCATTTCATGGCCAAGGGTATCAACTCCGAGGCCGTGGCGGCGGAATTCGCCGAGCACGCGGCGGAAGAGCAGGAGCACGCCGACCGTCTGGCAGAGCGGATCGTGCAGTTGGGCGGCGAACCGGACTTCGCACCGGCTGGCCTGCAGACGCGCTCGCATTCGGAGTACAAGGAAGGCGAGAACCTGACGGACATGATCAAGGAAAACCTGGTTGCCGAACGTATTGCAATCGATACGTACCGTGAAATCGTGCGTTACCTCGGCGATAAAGATGTCACCACGCGTCGACTGTTCGAAGAGATTCTTGCGGTCGAGGAAGAGCACGCGGATGACATGGCGGATCTGCTGGAAGGGCGCGAGTAA
- a CDS encoding DUF1328 family protein, protein MLHYAIVFFVIAIIAAVFGFTGIAAGAAEIAKILFYIFLVVFVVTLLLGVFRT, encoded by the coding sequence ATGCTTCACTACGCTATCGTGTTCTTCGTGATCGCGATCATCGCAGCGGTGTTCGGTTTTACCGGCATTGCAGCGGGCGCGGCCGAAATTGCGAAGATCCTGTTCTACATTTTCCTCGTTGTATTCGTGGTCACGTTGTTGCTGGGCGTGTTCCGAACGTAG
- a CDS encoding DUF1328 domain-containing protein: MLKWALFFAVIAVIAGLLGFTGVAAGAAAIAKFLFVVFLILCVVFLVLGFVVTKKIVD; the protein is encoded by the coding sequence ATGCTGAAATGGGCGCTGTTTTTCGCCGTCATCGCGGTGATCGCCGGCCTTCTTGGCTTTACCGGCGTGGCTGCCGGCGCGGCCGCCATTGCCAAATTCCTGTTCGTCGTATTCCTGATCCTGTGCGTGGTTTTTCTCGTACTGGGTTTCGTGGTGACGAAGAAAATCGTCGATTAG